The following nucleotide sequence is from Gasterosteus aculeatus chromosome 5, fGasAcu3.hap1.1, whole genome shotgun sequence.
GGCTGTGCAGAAACAGGTGGTGAGTCACAGCTAGCAGGATGCCCTTTACTGGGGAGGGAGGCGACCGCCCCACCGTACTGCCCTTGGAGCCTGGGAAGGACACATCTGTTCGCCGGCACGCGCTTCACATATCACATCAACTGAGAGCGTGATTTGAATCATCGGGTGCAATTCACCTGGTCCAATTCATACATTTAgtcaaatgtgtgtatttattcctgtggctgtgagtcacagcTTGATGGGTTGGATTCAGACATGATGTCATGTTTGCTCCTCTTCTCGTCTCCGCTCATGCAACATGCTGCCTGACAGGCTACACAAGCCGCCATATTGATCAGCCAGCGAGCAGATCGCCTTGTCACAGGTGTCACAGTGCCACCTAGTGGTTCTGTTCCCTGAACGCCGTCCCCGAATCACCCCGCGGTGCACTGACAGACTTTGAATGTGTGCTTTGTTGCCGTTCGTCTCAGGTCCTCTGTGCGCCGGGATGGGcagtaagaagaagaaaaaaatgatgtatttGACGACCAAGAATGCCGGTAGGTCACCTCACAAAGTCCAATGTCACAGCCTCGTTTTCTATTGCGTGCGGCTCCCCAACCACCAAGTTTCTGACTAGAGTTCGATCGCCACGAGCTGCGGATATACGAGGAGGTTGCCAAAGTCCCGCCCTTCAGGAGGAAGACGCTGGTTCTGATCGGTGCGCAGGGGGTCGGCCGTCGCAGCCTAAAGAACAAGCTGCTGGTGTCGGACCCCCAGCGGTACGGCACCACCACGCCCTGTGAGTGCAGCCCGCCGCCGCCACGCGGAAACACCCGCCACGCAAAATCCCCCTCATCCGTTTGTGTTGTTAGTGTTTGCTGCACTGCTGCACTGCAAGtcgcatttcttttttttttttttatcctttagTCACCTGCAGAAAACCAAAGGTGGATGAGAGGGACGGCCAAATGTACTCCTTCATGAGCCGCGGCGAGATGGAGTGCGACATCAAAAATGCTCGCTTCTTGGAGCACGGCGAGTACGACGGGAACCTCTACGGCACCAAGATCAACTCCATACACGAGGTGATAGAAACGGGGAAGATCTGCATCCTGGACGTCAACCCGCAGGTAGATGCTGCTCCTCTCCGACGTTTGTCCCAAAGGATTTCCTTCATGCCGCATGTTGCATGTGCACGACATGCCGCTCACCAACCACAGTGACCTATTGATTGCGTGTCTGTGTCTTTGCCGGCTGTGATGCAGTGAATTGTGGTTGTTTTCTTGTCAGGCCCTAAAGGTCTTGCGGACGTCAGAGTTCCTGCCTTACGTTGTCTTCATCGAAGCGCCCGATTTTGAGGTTCTCAAAGATATGAATAAGTCTGCGATTGAGTCGGGAGTTGTTACCAAACAGCTAACGGTAAGCGTGGTTCCTGTTATACTACGACAAACAGGCTGATTACACGTTTACTACGTTCTGACCTCATTGGATTTATTCTCACCCCCCCGAGGGGCTCCCCGCAGGACTCTGACTTAAAGAGGACGGTGGACGAGAGCGAGCGCATCAAACGGGCCTACGGACATTACTTCGACCTGTGCATCGCGAACGACGGGCTGGACGCGGCGTTCCGCGGCCTGCGCTGCGCTCTGGACAGACTGTCGACGGAGCAGCAGTGGGTCCCCGTCAGCTGGGTCTTCTGAAAGCCCCCCCGCAGCGAGGTGCCGGGTCCCACGGGTCGAAGGTCGGGGCTCCACGTTGAGCGTTTCTGTACAAAAGTGTTCCTCTGTTGAGCCCGATGTCCAGTTGTCCTTTGTCGGAATTTGGAGGATTTTTATTAATGTTTGTTGAGAAGCATTTAGATGGGTTATGAGGTCCGTGcaatagcgtgtgtgtgtgtgtgtgtgtgtgttttcatcagtGTGAAATAGACGTAGAGTAAAGGAACAGCGCTCCGTTGAAGGATACTTTTTAGCCTTCCCTACTGTGTGtagtgtaatgtttacattgggTTGCTAGGACAGAATTGTGAAGGAAATATACCAAATGTTTGGGACAAAAAGTCCATATTTTACCATTTGATCATAGTGTGATTGTGTGCGCTCATAAGTGTGCTTTATATTATCTCACCACTAATTTGACAACCAAACAGCAATAgctcattttaaacacaaacatacacgtGCGGCACATTTGCTCGTATACAACAGCACATTTTGTGTTGATCTTCGGTCTGGATTGCTTTTGTGTCCATTGAATGCGTTTTTCATTGAACATTTGATTTTCCAGTGTGAGTGACACCCGGCCGACGGCTCCATCCGTTGTCTTTGTAGCACTGAACGAAGAATTAAGACACCACTGAAGAAGTAGCCTGCACTGATTGTATGAACGGAGGCAAACAAACAACGAAAGGAAGCTGAAAAccgttttctgtttttcatgtACAAAGAGTAACGTTTTTATCAGTGGTTTCAAATTCTCACTTACTTTTGCCTTAAAATGGTTCAGAAGCCAAGGAAATACTCTCATCACTGTACATGTTTCTTCTTAGAATTTAGAGAAAAATAATACTGGCAACactgatatatttatttaatttccctCAAACTTGTAAGTACTGTATTGTAATAAAGACTATAAAGTATCACTCAAGAAACATTCGGTGGCTCCGTGATTCTGCTGCCACCAAAACAacacttttccttttcatgataAGTAAAAAAAACGTCCTATTGAGAGAATGTTGCTGCACTTTCTAGTTAAAAGTGCAGCAGAAGCACCCGGACGCGACGACGTTAGCTGGTGGCGGCGCGCTGCGGCTGGGGGGGCCCGCGGGGGCTCGGCGAGGTCGGGCGCGGACGTCCTGTGGATGTCGCCCAGTGATGAGGAGCCAGAGGCAGCGTTATCGGGTACATCTCGTAGGCGGGGGGCGAGCCCCCCGGCCAGACGCCCGTCAGCTTGGGGTCAAACTGCAACGAAATAAAAAGGGAAGTCAACACAATTCcaactttaaaaacaacacacgGCATTTTTTAACGTGGGAATAGTTATTTTGGGGAAAGATTGGCTTTCTTGCTCCAGAGTCAGATGAGAAGATCCGCAGTCTTCCGAACCCACCAGTGAGTACGGTGGTGGGGGGTCCACAGTGCTGTACCGAGGGGGGAACCTGTCGTAATGTCTCTCCTCATCCGTCTGACCGTCAGGCCGCGACACCGTGCTCAGCCCCGGAGGGGAGCCGGCGCCTGGCGGCGGCGCCGTGGCGACGGCGGTTCGTTTTCTCCTGGCGCGCACATAGAAGCAGAGGAGCACCGCGGCGATGGACACCACCAGGGCCGGGAACCTAGGAGCACACTTCCATCATTTCAAGTCCTCTGTGTCACGCGTTGAGCAGAACCTTCTGGGCTTTTATGAAACTACTCACACATATTGGCAGATATTCACCGTCATGGCTGGAATTGAGGTCAATTTGGTGACATTaatgtgaggggggggtcaaaaACAATACAATCATGTGAGAAAATGAACTTTCATTGAATGTCAATTTTTGAAATAGAATAATGTCCGTTGACTAATAGATACGACATTAAGAATCTGTTTTGAAATGCAATTAAACTGTGATTGTGTGTAAAATGGCGTGCTGACTGAAACCGTCGAGTGGGTGTGAGCTACAACCGTCTTCATCACACTCTAAACAATCGTTCCAGGTTTAAAGGCCTAAAATGATCCTTCAGCTTTTCGCCCACAATGATCCCGCTCTACAAACGCGTCACGCTATAAAACCTTCCCGCTGCTCGTGTATACGCGTAAAAGTAGTTTCATTCTAACGTGTGTTACCGTGGCGATGCAGACGTATATCACACGACAGTCGGCTGAGTCTTTACCTTTATCTGAGaatccagacacacacaaacggtccTTCCCTCAGCAATCAGAAGATGATGTGTCACTGAGGGAAGGGCACAACCTGAGGAGCTTTTACAGCATTATGGTCCTTTTTAAAGAGACACGGGGCGTGGAGGTGTGCTCCTGCGTCCTGCATATTTCCTGTTGTTGCCTAAAACCAAATCAAGAACTGACGAAAGATTCCTGAAGCCTCCTGATTCCTGAGCCACGTGTCCGTGACGTCGATGGATGGAGAGTCGGGGGCCTCGtccttccctcctcttctctgcaaCATGGCAACAAGAAAACGACAAGGACGCTACCAGCGCACAACACGGGGGTCCTGAAACGAAGGAGCAGCTTACAGCGACCATGACCACATGACCACATCAAATCCAAATCACAGCTTCGGAATCAGAAAAGTGCAAACCTCATTTTAAAGGTGGAGAACGTGTTGTTTTGTAGCAGTCGTACAGGTCAAAGGGAGCTATTTTTATCTCATCTGCGCATCACACGGACACAAAGGAAGTCTCTCAGGAAAACGTAATCAATGAATTACAAAGCTGCACAATCCCAGAGTCTCCAACAGAGGACTTTTACTGTAGAGACTCAATGGTGGCTCAAGGTTTAAACTTTTATGGCACACGGCCACATGAACGGTAATAGACCCCGAGgcagtaaagtaaaagtaaccAGCGGCGTGATGAATAGACAAGAATGGGCCTCCTGTGAAATATGTCAATTATGGaacaataaacaaagagaaCAGATTTCACACGTTTGGACTTTTCTGAAGAGCATAAAGCTTGCCTCCCAGCGCGGGCCAGGCAGAGCGCTCAGCGCCTCATCCACCCGCTCAAAGCAGCAGACGTGACGTGAAGCACGAATCATTGACTCTGCTGTCACTACTGAtcatcaaaagttcttttcatgggcttagttggggggtcgctgtcttgtcttgatttaagagttaggtaaggggggcaAGCAGGacgtgccgagcaggcagacacgagtctgacgggatggggagtcagtttctgtcctggctgaggaatgcaacactattcaacatacacactctgttcgctgatgtttacgttgaGTCAGGAGTCCGGACAtcggatgtgaccggatctttagatgcgggaggtggaaggtcctcctctacgccagtttagggccaatagaaatctttccttctctgtctttcaagggttataaaacatgatgttcttgctgatgttagttggtTGTTCtgccggcctgtgtgctgcatgaactgctcctgcctttgcaaacgcagcgctgatacttgacctgtgatccgACAAATAAATcacccagaacgagagaagtcgttcggctgaatttttgataaccccgaccaggctccaattcttgaacacgtattttTACACAGCACAATGACGGTGGGTTGAATGGACTTTGACTGATTAACATGGAGCTAAACA
It contains:
- the LOC144408033 gene encoding uncharacterized protein LOC144408033, whose protein sequence is MTVNICQYVFPALVVSIAAVLLCFYVRARRKRTAVATAPPPGAGSPPGLSTVSRPDGQTDEERHYDRFPPRYSTVDPPPPYSLFDPKLTGVWPGGSPPAYEMYPITLPLAPHHWATSTGRPRPTSPSPRGPPQPQRAATS